TTGCAGGAAGGTCGCAAGAAAGGCCGCGAGGAAGGCCGGGTCGAGGGTTTGAGAGCGACGGCGGTTCGGCTGATGGCGGAAGGGATGGACGACGCGTTTATCACGAGGGTCACGGGCCTTTCGCTCGACGAAATCGCGCGGCTGCGGCAAGCGGAACAGGCTCGGCAGAAATAAAAACGGCCGTTTACCCGCGTCGTCGACCGGACGACCGGACGCCGGCGTGCACGTCGATCCGCCCCGAACGTCAACCGGGCCGATCGCCGTCCGACGACCGCGACTTCAACGTAAGCAAGTAATGAACGAGCGCGTCCTGCTGTTCCCGTGTAAAACCGCCGGCGTCGTCCACCCAAAATTCGTGGCCGATACCCTCAACGTGGGCGCCCCGCAATTCCGGCGAACGGCGGTTGGCCTCGATCACTTCCCGCCGCAGCCGTCGGTCGATCAAGGCCCTCAGGCTGTTCGCGGGGTCGACCGGAATGCCCTTCATCAGCGTGCCCGCGACGCCCAATTGAGTCCGCTCGTCCCGGCCGACCGCCACACCGCCGTCGTGCAGATAGGGGGCGCTCCAGTAGAGACCGATCAATCCTTTCACCTTGTAACCGCCGGGCGAGTCACCGCGGGCAAACGCCAGTTTGAGTTGCTCCGGATCGAGGTGGTCGGTCGGTACCCGCAGCACCCGCGCGTCCGGCGGAACCGGTACGGGGGTGTCGGGCGCATAAATGGTAGTTACGTCCGCGAACTGGCGTTGCATTTTTTTCAGCGCCGCGGCGCGGGCGGGTTCCGTCCCGATGACGTCGACGGGGATAATGCGATGATCGGTGAACGCTTCTCCGGTGTGACAGCGAATGCACTGCGCCCGTCTGAACACCGCTTCGCCCATGCGCACCTTGGCCGGGTCGGGGCTGACGGGCGCAGCCGGCGGCACGAGGGTGTTTTGCCACGCGGCCATGGCGTTGACCTGCTCGCCGACCCGGTAACCTTTCGTACCGGCGAACACGCCATCGGGCGCCATCAGGCTCAGCATGGGAAACGTCGGCGGCTTGATCAGCTCGTTGACGCCCGGCACCCCCGGGGTGGGATCGATTTTGGCGAAAAAGGTGGACGGCTTAAGGCCGCTTGCCGGATCGTACCGATACCGGGGATCGGCCGCGTTCTGCAAAATGGTGCCGATGTACACTTCCTTGTCGATGTCGAAAAGCGCCCGGCTCGCTTCGGCCTGCGCCAGGGGATCGGCGTTCTGCGCATGGACGTTGTTGCTGAACGCGCTCAGGCCGTGAAACGGTCCCGCCATCGCAAACCCGCTCCAACCGTAAGGATGGCCTCCTTTTGTGAAGCAGTCGGGAATTTGCGCGGGATCGTTTTTGAGGTCGATGGTGGAGTCGAAATTACCGGCAGGCCACTTGGCCAGATCGGCATCCACGGCCGCCTCCAGCTTGTCGGGGTCGGGCAACGTAACGGCTCTCCCGTCCGTCGTGCGCACCATTCTCTTCAATTCATGCTGCAACTGCCGAACCTGCTCATCCGACAGCCTTTGACCGGTATGCATGAAATAAGCGGCCGAATTAGTGGCCATGGCCAGGAGAAGACCGGCGTTTAGATCGGCGTTGGGCGCTCCTTCAACCACCATTTTCGTTTGCGGATCCACGGTCGCATGACAGGCCGCGCAGCTGATCCCGACCTTCAGCTTACCGTCGGCGTATTTCACAGGGAGTCCCAGCGGCACGTACGAACCTTTCGGCACATCGAGTCCGGTATCGACTTTTTGCCCCTTTTTGTACGTTTTCCCCCCGATCGTGATGTCCTCGGCCAATTCCACCTGCAGATTGTTCGTTCCTTTCCCCCGCAATTGGGCGACGGCCTTCATGATGTTGCGGATCTTGAACGGTCCGTCGACAATCCCCAGGATGTCGGTCAGGAATACCTCGTTCCCGAACGTTTCCTTGTAAAACTGGTTGCGGCCGAGTTTAAGCAACGCCCCATTGATCTCCACGGCTCCGTCTTCCGGACCGGGCGCGGCGTCCGTTCCCGCCTGCCGCGGTTTACCCGCATTTTCCACCGTGATCGTCTCGCCCCAGAGGTCGTATACCCGCTGCGTCTCTTGATCGCTCGACTGGCCGAAAAAGTCGGTTTGCCGATTCATCACCTTCCGGGCGGGCGGCATGTAGGCGTACTCCGGCTCCGCAACACGGACCGCCAACAGAGCGGCGCCGACGACCGCGATCGCGACAGGCCCCCAAATCCGCCGCTTGCTTTTCATTTTCGTCATCCGTCCCCCTGCTGCCGTTTTTCAGTTAGGTTGGGGGAAAAACGCGGTTTTATTCGTCGACGCCCCGCCCCGGTTCGAATACTCTGCAAGTAGTCTTCGAGAAAAATGCCCGCGACCGACAAACGGAAAGGAGTATGACCGACATGAAACCGATCCCCGTCGAAGCCGTCCTGTTCGACCTACACGGCACGCTGGCCGTCCCCGCGCGGCGCAAAAGGCGCAAAACGGATATCGCGGCGGCGCCGGCGGCATACCGTCCCGTCGCCGGGGCCGCCGACGTCGTCCGCTCGCTCGCGGCCGACTGCCGCGTCGTCGTCGTGTCGGACGGCCGGCCGGACCGCGTCGCAGCGGCACTCGATGCGATCGGCCTGCTCAAAACCATCGGCCGCGACGCGATCGTGACGCCCGCCGACGCCGGCTTCCACAAGCCGGACCCGCGGCTGTTCGCCGCCGCCTGCCGGACGGCCGGCGTTCCGCCGGACCGCGCCGTGATGGTCGGCGACTCGTGGGCGCGCGACGTCGCCGGCGCCCTTCGCGCCGGCCTGCACGCGGTCTGGTACCGGCCGTCCGGATGCCGAGCCCGACGCGCCCCGTCGCCGCGGCCGTTTCGTACGCCCGGACGCCCGCGCGTCGTCGTGATCCGGTCGCTCGACGAACTGCCGGCGCTGCTCGTCCCCACAGGCCGGCGGCAAGCCTGAGCCGGCGAACGACCGTCGGCGGACGTCGTCGGCGGCGGTCGCCGTTTATTGATTCAGATCCGGCCGTTCGCCGCGGACGAGATAGACGACGCTTTCGCCGAGGTTCGTCGCGTGATCGGCCATCCGTTCGAGATATCGGCTGACGAAACAGAGCAGCATCGCCTGGTTGATGGATTTCGGGTTTTCCACCATATAAGCGAACATTTCGCGCATGACCTGGCTGTGCAGCTGGTCGACCTCGTCGTCGAGCTGCGCCATTTTGTACGCCAGATCGACGTTCTCGTCGATATAGGCGGCGATGCTTTCCGCCGTCATCCGCCGAACGATCTCGGCCATGCGCGGGATGTCGATGAGCGGTTTGACGAGCGGCTGGCTGCCGATGCGAATCGTCACCTTCGCGATGTCGACGGCCAGGTCCGCCATCCGCTCGAGGTCGCCGGCCATTTTGAACGCTGCAAGAATGCGCCGCAAATCTTTGGCGACCGGCTGCTGCGTGGCGATCAGCCGACTGGCCGTCTCGTCGATCTCGACTTCCATCGCGTTGATGCGGACATCGCCGTCGACAACGCGGCGGGCGAGCTGCCCGTTCTGCGTCTTCAGCGACCGGACGGCGTCGTCGATCGCCTGCTCTACTTCCTTGCCCATCGCGACGAGCCGATCGCGCAGCTCGCCGAGCTCATCGTCGAATTGCGGGCGTCTGCTCGTGATCATCGATCGGTCCTCCCCATTTCGAAACCGGCGGCCGTCTTTAGCCGAACCGGCCGGTAATGTAGTCTTCGGTGCGCGGATCGCGCGGTCTGGAAAACAGCGTGCCCGTATCCGCGTACTCCACCAGCTCGCCGTGCAGAAAAAACGCCGTCCGATCCGAAATGCGCGCGGCCTGCTGCATGTTGTGCGTGACGATGACGATCGTATACGACCGCTTGAGCTCGCGGATCAGCTCTTCGATCTTCAGCGTCGAGATCGGATCGAGCGCCGACGTCGGTTCGTCCATCAGCAAAATCGACGGCTGGACTGCGAGCGCGCGCGCGATGCACAGCCGCTGCTGCTGCCCGCCGGACAAACCGTACGCCGAGCGGTGCAGATGGTCTTTCACCTCGTCCCAGAGCGCCGCCGCACGCAGGCTTTTTTCCACAATTTCGTCGAGTTCCGCCTTCTTGCGGACGCCGTGAATGCGCGGACCGAACGCGACATTATCGTAAACCGATTTCGGAAACGGCGTCGGCTGCTGAAACACCATGCCGACCTGCTTGCGCAGCAACTCAACGTGCACCTTCGGATCGTAAATGTCGACGCCGCCGATTTCGACTTTCCCCTCGATGCGGACGCCGGGAATCATGTCGTTCATCCGGTTGAGCGTGCGCAAAAGCGTCGACTTGCCGCAGCCGGACGGCCCGATCAGCGCCGTCACCGCGCGGCCGGGAACGTCCATCGAAACATTTTTCAGTGCGTGAAACGTGCCGTAATAGAGCTGCAAACCGCGGATGCGCACGATCGTTTCGTGGTCTTGTCGATTTTCCAAAACGCGTCCCCTCCCTGAAAAGCTAGCGGCGATACCGGTTCCGGTACCGGTCGCGCAGCGCGATCGCCAGTGCGTTCATGCCGAGCAGAAGGGCCAGCAGGACGATAATCGCCGCCGCCGCCAACTCCTGGAACTCAGCCTTCGGCAAAGCCGTCCAGCTGTAAATCTGGATCGGCAGCGCCGTGAACGAATCGAACAAATTGCGCGGCATGAACGCCACATACGTTACCGCGCCGATGACGATCAGCGGCGCCGTCTCGCCGATCGCGCGCGACAGCGCGAGAATGCTTCCCGTCAAAATCCCGGGCATCGCCGAGGGCAAGACGACACGGACGACCGTCTGCCACCGCGTCGCGCCGAGCGCAAGCGATGCGTGGCGAAGCCGGTCCGGCACCGCGCGGATCGCTTCCTGCGCGGCCACGATCATCGTCGGCAAGACGAGCAATGTCAGCGTCAGCGCCCCGGTCAAAAGCCCCCTCTTCAGATCGAGAAACCGGACGAACACGGTCAACCCGAGCATCCCATACACAATCGAGGGCACGCCGGCCAAATTGGCGATGTTCAACCGGATCAGCCGCGCCAGCCGCGAGTCCGGGCGCGCGTATTCCTCCAGGTAGACGGCCGTCGCGACGCCGACGACGAACGTCAGCGGCCCGGTCATCAGCATCAGCCAGAGCGTGCCGGCAAGCGCAGCTTTAATACCCGCCCGCTCGGGAATGCGCGACGCGAAATTCGTGAAAAATTCCGGCCGAAGCCAATGGACGCCCTGCCGAATCACCTGCACGAGAAGCAGCGCTAGGGCGATCAATCCGATCGTCGTCGCGGCGAAAAACAAAACGTGAAACAGCCGGTCGAGCCTTCGCTTCCGCTCGATTCGGCGAACGTCCCGAACATTTTCGACGATCATTGATATGCCTCCCTAAACTTGCGCGACAACCAGTCGGCGATCATATTCATCGCGAGCGTCATCACGAACAAAACGAAACCAACGGCGTAAATCGTCTGGTATTCCACCGAACCGAACCGCGTATCGCCGGTGCTTACCTGCACGATATACGCCGTCATCGCCTGAATGCTCTCCAGCGGGTTCAACGTCAACTGCGCGAGATTGCCCGCCGCCAGCGACACGATCATCGTTTCGCCGACGGCGCGCGACAGCCCGAGCACGAACGACGCGCCGACACCCGACGCCGCGGCCGGAACGACGACGCGCAGCGCCACCTCGAGCCGCGTCGCGCCGAGCGCGTAAGCGCCGTCGCGCAAGGGGCGCGGCACGGCCGCCATCGCGTCCTCGCTGAGCGAACAGACAATCGGAATAATCATGACGCCCATGACCAGACCCGCGCTCAGGGCGTTAAACATCTCCATGCCGGGAAATAAGCGCTGAAGCACCGGCGTCACGAACGTCACCGCGAAATAGCCGTAAACGACCGTCGGCACGCCGGCAAGCACTTCCAGTGCCGGCTTGACGAGCGCCCGAACGCGCGACGATGCGAACTCATTCAAATAAATCGCGCTTGCAAGTCCTACCGGCAACGAGACCGCCGTCGCGATCGCCGAAACGAGCAGCGTTCCCGCCACAAGCGGTGCGACACCGAAGTGCTGGTCGTGAAAAAGCGGCGTCCAGCGCGTGTCCGTCAAAAATTCGGCGACCGACACATGACGAAAAAACCCGAGCGATTCCACGACCAAGATCAGCACGATGCCGGCCGTCGTCGCAACCGACAAGACCGAAAAAAACAGCAAAACGCCCGGCATGAACCGGTCGGCGTTCCAGAAGGATCTTGATCTTTGAAATTTCACATGAAAGCCTCCTTTTTTTCAAAAAAGGCTTCTAAAAAGCGAATCCCGGGGCTTCTTGCACCGGAAGCCCCAGGACCCGTGAGAGGGGCGCGTCTGGCAAAGAATTATTTCAATTTTTCTAGATTTTTCTGATATTGGTCGTCCGGTAGTTTCACGTATCCAACTTCTTCGACGATCTTGCGGCCCTCCGGCCCGTTCAAAAACTCAAGGAACGCCTTGTAATGCGGTTGCGACAGCAAATTTTTGCGCGCGTACACGAAGATCGTCCGCGACAGCGGTTTATACGTGCCGTTCAGAATCGTGTCGTGCGTCGGTTCGACCGCCGGCGAATCCGGCTTTTCCTTGATTTTGACCGCGGTCAGTTTGTCCTTGTTTTCGACATAGTAGGCAAATCCGAAATAGCCGAGCGCGTATTCGTCGCCGGCGACGCCCTTGACCAGGACGTTGTCGTCTTCGGAGCCGACGTAGTCGGTTCGCGACGCCTTCGCCTTGCCGACGACCACTTCCGTGAAATAATCGAACGTGCCCGACTGCGTTCCCGGCCCGTACAGCTTGATCTCCTGGTCCGGCCAACCGGCGCGTACGTCGCTCCACTTGCGCACCTTGCTGTCGGGCTCCCAAATCTTTTTCAGTTCCTCAACGGTCATTTCCGTCGCCCACGTATTTTTCTTGTTGACAACGACGGTCAGCCCGTCGTAGGCGATCGGAAGTTCGATCAGTTCGTCGCCTTTAGCTTTGACCGCTTCCAGTTCTTCGGGTTTTGCGGGCCGCGACGCGTCCGCGATGTCGATTTCCAGGTTTCCGATTTTCTTAAATCCCGCGGACGATCCGGATTCGGCGACCGTGATGTTGACCCCCGGATGTTTTTTCATAAATTCTTCCGCCGCCGCCTGGGTAACCGGAAAGACGGTCGACGAACCGTCGATCCGGATTTCGCCGGACAGCGACGCTTCCGTTTTCGCGCTTCCTTGCGGTGAACCAGCCGGCGACGCGGCACCCGCTCCGCTGCTTTCCTGCTTTGCCCCGCCGCAGGCCGACAACACGAGTGCCAGGCCGAGCGCAACCGGCAACGACAGCCGGCCGAACATCCGTTTTTCCCGCAACTCCCACTGCTTCAACTTCGGATTCCTCCCCCATGAAAATTCGGTCTTTGCATCCGGTCTTTCGACCGGTTCCGCTTTCGAGTGTAACGGCGCCGTGTTTTCGCCGTCTCAACGTTTTGTTAACGCCGTGTAAAATTTGTCCGGTGCGTTTTAACGAGGCGATGACGTTCGTTTTACACGCCGCTTACGGCGATCGGATACGTTGGAGGTGAAAGGGGGATTGTCCGTGTTCAAACGCGGCTTGCGGATGCGCGATCGTCTCGTTTTTTCGTTTGCGGTCGTGCTGGTTCTGTTTCTGGCCGGTTCGGCCTACCTGGCGCGCGAATTGTCCGTCGTCCGGACCTTTCAAGAGGAAGAAAGACGACAGCAAAACCGGATGATGCTCGCCGAAGATCTGCAACAGACGGCGCTCGAGCTGAATCTGCTCTTGTCCGATTACTGGATTTCGCGCAATACCTCTCGACTCGAGCAGTTTGGACCGATCGCCGAACGGCTGAAAACACTCGTCGATGAGATCGGCGATACCGCAGCCACGCCGGACGAGCGCAAATGGAGAGCGCAACTACGCATTACGGCGGAAGAATTCGTCGGATTGTTCGAACGGACCGTCCATCAAATTCAGACCTTCTCCGATCCGGAACAGGCCGGTTTCTTGATGCGGCAGGCGTACACGCTGGCAGGAGCGCACCGGGATATGCTGTTCGAACTGTCCGAGAAATTCACCGCTTCTTACGCCGAAAGCGCCCGCCGCGCCCAGAACAGGACGGCGGACGCCCTGCGGCACGCCGTCTTCGTCGCCTGGTCGGTACCGTTTCTGACCGCGCTCATTGCCGCCGTCGCATCCGGTTGGCTCGTCCGCACGCTCATGCGACCGATCCGTTCCCTGATGCTGGCGGCCGCCCGGGTCGCCGACGGCGACCTCGCCCACCATACCGACATCCACTCGGACGACGAGCTCGGGCAACTTTCCGGTCAGTTCGACCGGATGGCCGGCCGGCTGTCCGACTTGCTGTCGCGCGTTCACGGCGTCGCGGCGACGCTGGCGGAACACGCTGCAGCGTTCGACCGCTTTGCGGATTCGACGGCGAAAGCTCATGAAGAAATCGTCCGGGCGGTCGGCGAAATCGCATCCGGCGCCGAACGGCAGGCAATGGAAGCCGAACGCGGTTTCGAACAAGCGAAACGGACGGCGGAACAGGCGGAACGCCTGTTGGACAGCGCGGAACAGATGCGCCGCCTCGGTGAAGAAACCGCGCGCGCTTCCGTCGGAGGCAGAGCGGCGATCGCCGATCTGGAACTTGCGGCCGCGCGAACCGATGAAGCGCTGACAGCCCTGACGGAGGATCTGGAGCGACTGGTCGCGGATTCCGCCAACATCGGCAAAATCGTCTCCGCCATCTCCGGCATTTCGGCGCAAACCCATCTGCTCGCGCTCAACGCCTCGATCGAGGCGGCTCGCGCCGGGCCCGAGCACGCCGGCTTCGCCGTCATCGCGGACGAAGTGCGGAAACTGGCCGAAGAAACGACACAAGCCGCCAAAACGGTCGGCGAACAACTGCGCGGTCTGTCCCGCCGCATCGCGGACGCCCGCGCCGCGCTCGGCCGTCTGTCGGGCCGCGGCGCCGAACAGGCGGAACACCTGCGGCAAACGAAAACCGCCTTCGCCGCAGTCGAAGCCGCCATGGCGGAGCTGGCCGACCAGATCGACCGCATCCGCGAACAGATCGGCCGCACGTCCGAAGAGAACCGGTTGCAGCGGTCCGTCGCCGAAGCCGTCGCGAAACTGGCCGAAGCGGCCGTCGCCCATGCCGAGGAAGTCTCCTCGGCCGCCGCCTCCCAGCACGACGCCGTCCGCGAACTGGCCGGGCGCGCCGCCTCGCTGGCGGACCTGGCACGGACACTGTTTGCCGAAGTCGGCGTGTTCCGCTTGCGAAGCGGACGGACGGACGCCGGGACGGACGGCGAAAACGCCGCGGCCGCCGAAAAAGGCGAAAAAAAAGAAGGCGACCGCGCCTCCTGGCACAAAGCAGGAGCGCTCGCCTCCGATTTTCCGTCGTAACCGTGGAATCGTCACTGTTCGGGTTTCGCCGCCGACTCACCCTGAGGTCGCCGCTGGCAGGCCGGCGGCGGTCAAGCCGTCGCCCATTCCTCGCCGGAATCTTCCTCGGCCTGCGATTGTCGGGCTTCGCCGCCGACGCCGGGTTCGAGCACCCGAACCGAAATGCGCGAAATGCGCATGTGGTCCACCTCGTCGACGACAAACTCCATGCCGCCGTAGCGAACCGTCTGGTTCGGCCGCGGCGGCGACTCGACCTGCGCGTGAATCCAGCCGCCGATCGTGTCGTGCGTGTCGTTCGGCACGTCGGCGCCGAAATACGCATTGAAATCGTCGATCAACAGCAGGCCGTCGACCGAATACGTCCGCTCGTCGCGCTGCTCGATGGCGGGACGCGCCTCATCGAACTCGTCGTGGATTTCGCCGACGATCTCTTCCAGAATGTCCTCGACGGTGACCAACCCCGCCGTGCCTCCGTACTCGTCGATCAAAAGCGCCATTTCCGTGCGCTTTTTCTGCATCAGGCGCAAAAGTTCGCTGATCGACATCGAGTCGGGCACGGTGAGAAGCGGCCGGACGATCGCGCGAATGTCGGCGTTTTCCCCCGCCTTAAACAGATCCTTGATATGGACGTATCCGATGATGTGATCCTTGTCGGGGGCGCACACCGGATACCGCGTATGTCGCTCCGTCAACGCGATCCGCAGGTTTTCGGCGATCGGAACGTCGGCGTACAGGCACACCATCTCCGTCCGCGGCACCATCACTTCGCGAGCGTGCGTCTCCGAAAATTCAAAAATGTTATCGACGAATGTGAGCTCTGTTTTGTCGATGAGTCCGCTTTGATGGCTCTCTTTCAGCAAAATCCGGATTTCTTCCTCGGTATGGGCGGATTCGTGGCCGGATTCCGGCTCGATGCCCGCCCGCCGCAACATCCAGTTGGACAGACCGTTAAGCGCCCAGATGAACGGATACATGACGCGGTAAAACAGCACCATCGGAGCCGCAGACCAGAGCGTCACGCGTTCCGCCTGTCGGATCGCGAACGTTTTCGGCACCTGTTCGCCGAGCGTGATGTGCAGCAACGTGATCAGCGAAAACGCCACGACGAACGACGCCGTGTGCAACACCGGTTCCGGTACGCTTTTCGGCAGGATCGCCTGCAGCCACCGCGCGACGAACGGTTCGCCCACCCAGCCGAGCCCGAGCGACGCCAGCGTAATGCCGAGCTGGCAGGCGGACAGATACGCGTTCAGATTCCGGACGATCGACTTGGCGAACCTGGCGCGGACGTTGCCCTCCTGAACGAGTGCGTCGAGCCGCGTCGCGCGGATCTTAACGATCGCGAACTCAGCCGCGACGAAAAATCCGTTCAGGAACACCAGCAACAGCACCAGCGCCCATTGCGCCATCACGCCGATCCAACTGTAAGGCTCGCTGTCCAACGAAACCCCGCCGCGTTCCGGCGAACAACCGGCGGGTTCCACCTCCCCACCGTCTTTTGGAAGCCTTTCGCCGTCGCTTTGATTTCGATTATACCGGTAAGCCGAATTTCCCGTCAATTCCTGACGGCTTTCTCACCCGGTTGGCGGACGACCAGCTTGTAACCGACGCCGCGAATTGCTTCGATGCGGACGGATTCACCGTCGAGCTCGAGTTTCTTCCGCAAGGAACTGACGTGGACGTCGACCGTCCGCTGGCCGCCGACGTAGTCGAATCCCCAAACGGCGTTCATCAGGTCGTCGCGCGTGACGACGACGCCAGGCCGTTTGACGAGATAGAGCAACACCTCGAACTCTTTCGGCCGAAGGGCGATCGGGCGGCCGCCGACCGTCACTTCGTATTTGTCCGGATAAATGCGCAAACCGCCGATCGCGACGACGTTCTCTTGTTCTTCAGCTCGTTCCGGTTCGACGCCCGACGCCCGCCGCAACACGGCGGCGATGCGCGCGAGCAGCTCGGCGACGCCGAACGGCTTCGTCACATAATCGTCCGCACCGAGCCGCAGACCCTGCACGATTTCCTCCTCCGCACCGCGGGCGGTCAAAATGACGACCGGCGTCCGGATGCCTTCGCTCCGCA
This genomic stretch from Candidatus Reconcilbacillus cellulovorans harbors:
- a CDS encoding electron transport protein — its product is MKSKRRIWGPVAIAVVGAALLAVRVAEPEYAYMPPARKVMNRQTDFFGQSSDQETQRVYDLWGETITVENAGKPRQAGTDAAPGPEDGAVEINGALLKLGRNQFYKETFGNEVFLTDILGIVDGPFKIRNIMKAVAQLRGKGTNNLQVELAEDITIGGKTYKKGQKVDTGLDVPKGSYVPLGLPVKYADGKLKVGISCAACHATVDPQTKMVVEGAPNADLNAGLLLAMATNSAAYFMHTGQRLSDEQVRQLQHELKRMVRTTDGRAVTLPDPDKLEAAVDADLAKWPAGNFDSTIDLKNDPAQIPDCFTKGGHPYGWSGFAMAGPFHGLSAFSNNVHAQNADPLAQAEASRALFDIDKEVYIGTILQNAADPRYRYDPASGLKPSTFFAKIDPTPGVPGVNELIKPPTFPMLSLMAPDGVFAGTKGYRVGEQVNAMAAWQNTLVPPAAPVSPDPAKVRMGEAVFRRAQCIRCHTGEAFTDHRIIPVDVIGTEPARAAALKKMQRQFADVTTIYAPDTPVPVPPDARVLRVPTDHLDPEQLKLAFARGDSPGGYKVKGLIGLYWSAPYLHDGGVAVGRDERTQLGVAGTLMKGIPVDPANSLRALIDRRLRREVIEANRRSPELRGAHVEGIGHEFWVDDAGGFTREQQDALVHYLLTLKSRSSDGDRPG
- a CDS encoding phosphate transport system regulatory protein PhoU, producing MITSRRPQFDDELGELRDRLVAMGKEVEQAIDDAVRSLKTQNGQLARRVVDGDVRINAMEVEIDETASRLIATQQPVAKDLRRILAAFKMAGDLERMADLAVDIAKVTIRIGSQPLVKPLIDIPRMAEIVRRMTAESIAAYIDENVDLAYKMAQLDDEVDQLHSQVMREMFAYMVENPKSINQAMLLCFVSRYLERMADHATNLGESVVYLVRGERPDLNQ
- a CDS encoding phosphate ABC transporter ATP-binding protein, with the protein product MENRQDHETIVRIRGLQLYYGTFHALKNVSMDVPGRAVTALIGPSGCGKSTLLRTLNRMNDMIPGVRIEGKVEIGGVDIYDPKVHVELLRKQVGMVFQQPTPFPKSVYDNVAFGPRIHGVRKKAELDEIVEKSLRAAALWDEVKDHLHRSAYGLSGGQQQRLCIARALAVQPSILLMDEPTSALDPISTLKIEELIRELKRSYTIVIVTHNMQQAARISDRTAFFLHGELVEYADTGTLFSRPRDPRTEDYITGRFG
- a CDS encoding phosphate ABC transporter, permease protein PstA, with the protein product MIVENVRDVRRIERKRRLDRLFHVLFFAATTIGLIALALLLVQVIRQGVHWLRPEFFTNFASRIPERAGIKAALAGTLWLMLMTGPLTFVVGVATAVYLEEYARPDSRLARLIRLNIANLAGVPSIVYGMLGLTVFVRFLDLKRGLLTGALTLTLLVLPTMIVAAQEAIRAVPDRLRHASLALGATRWQTVVRVVLPSAMPGILTGSILALSRAIGETAPLIVIGAVTYVAFMPRNLFDSFTALPIQIYSWTALPKAEFQELAAAAIIVLLALLLGMNALAIALRDRYRNRYRR
- a CDS encoding phosphate ABC transporter permease subunit PstC translates to MKFQRSRSFWNADRFMPGVLLFFSVLSVATTAGIVLILVVESLGFFRHVSVAEFLTDTRWTPLFHDQHFGVAPLVAGTLLVSAIATAVSLPVGLASAIYLNEFASSRVRALVKPALEVLAGVPTVVYGYFAVTFVTPVLQRLFPGMEMFNALSAGLVMGVMIIPIVCSLSEDAMAAVPRPLRDGAYALGATRLEVALRVVVPAAASGVGASFVLGLSRAVGETMIVSLAAGNLAQLTLNPLESIQAMTAYIVQVSTGDTRFGSVEYQTIYAVGFVLFVMTLAMNMIADWLSRKFREAYQ
- a CDS encoding phosphate-binding protein is translated as MFGRLSLPVALGLALVLSACGGAKQESSGAGAASPAGSPQGSAKTEASLSGEIRIDGSSTVFPVTQAAAEEFMKKHPGVNITVAESGSSAGFKKIGNLEIDIADASRPAKPEELEAVKAKGDELIELPIAYDGLTVVVNKKNTWATEMTVEELKKIWEPDSKVRKWSDVRAGWPDQEIKLYGPGTQSGTFDYFTEVVVGKAKASRTDYVGSEDDNVLVKGVAGDEYALGYFGFAYYVENKDKLTAVKIKEKPDSPAVEPTHDTILNGTYKPLSRTIFVYARKNLLSQPHYKAFLEFLNGPEGRKIVEEVGYVKLPDDQYQKNLEKLK
- a CDS encoding DNA-binding response regulator gives rise to the protein MSRRVLVIEDEPTLSRLLSYNLAQEGYAVEVRDHGGEGLQEALSGSYDLIVLDLMLPGMGGMEVLERLRSEGIRTPVVILTARGAEEEIVQGLRLGADDYVTKPFGVAELLARIAAVLRRASGVEPERAEEQENVVAIGGLRIYPDKYEVTVGGRPIALRPKEFEVLLYLVKRPGVVVTRDDLMNAVWGFDYVGGQRTVDVHVSSLRKKLELDGESVRIEAIRGVGYKLVVRQPGEKAVRN